One part of the Oncorhynchus clarkii lewisi isolate Uvic-CL-2024 chromosome 7, UVic_Ocla_1.0, whole genome shotgun sequence genome encodes these proteins:
- the LOC139412614 gene encoding multiple epidermal growth factor-like domains protein 6 translates to MAHWPIVFFNILDVSAYNAFVVWMEVNPGWKQRKFFKRRPFLEELGKAMVAPLIQRRQHLPPTPSSAGLVRYTRARRKTYGRQRQKRQKEEVQSVCTKRYVNECEETNGGCEALCCNTIGSFYCKCPSGEQVKDDGRTCQDIDECQVHNGGCQHGCVNSRGSYHCECNPGSRLHVDGRTCIAVQSCGISNGGCEHFCVQQSPASFRCRCRDQYVLAEDGKHCKLENPCLDKNGGCQHDCLVDRGKAHCECRNGYKLAEDRKTCEDIDECESEQTGCAHGCHNIPGSFACVCDTAYELGADGRQCYRIEMEIVNSCESNNGGCSHHCQHSTGGPVCSCNQGYRLEEDLKTCVDLDECGEGSSCCEQDCTNYPGGYECYCTAGYRLNSDGCSCDDVDECLAANSGCDHMCQNTAGSFQCFCRRGFRLDEDRHSCEPLENTVEALYSGGQDAVGPLPQLTLLQDYNQPLERYDDYEDDDTGELLAESMLAEKFVCLNNTFGHDCSLTCEDCSNGGLCGPGRDGCHCPDGWTGLICNQTCPEGSFGKNCSFPCKCMNGATCDPVNGNCRCPSGVSGDMCQDGCPKGFYGKQCNKKCNCACNGRCHRTYGACLCDPGLYGRFCHLPCPKWAFGPGCSEECHCVQQNTLECHRRHGTCICKPGWQGNACREECDPGTFGPGCENKCECPLGLSCDHVTGKCQRLCPAGLRGDTCDQACPEGRFGPGCPQACDCSGAPCDRVSGQCQCPAGTSGKRCENLCVEGSWGAGCHEACPVCENGGVCDKHNGTCSCPPGYMGRLCQNSCPAGRFGVGCQLRCVCENSGRCHPVTGRCTCNPGWAGHNCRKACDSGRWGVDCAETCDCKNGDGSCDAVTGQCNCEAGYTGTQCHEECPVGSFGLGCRHHCQCDNKGSCDHVSGACTCLVGWTGTFCEKSCPQGFYGADCQEKCVCLNGGHCNHVTGTCVCPAGWIGPTCKLTCPAGFYGEGCNQTCGCHNNGNCHPANGQCVCTPGWTGPSCSQECPVGFYGADCSQYCLCQNGARCDRISGQCTCANGWMGAACGLECVSGRFGADCQQQCQCENGGHCDRQTGQCNCGPGWVGERCEKACGSGLFGAGCEESCQCEHIAPCHHVTGHCLCPPGWRGPHCDKACLPGTYGKGCVQRCTCPQGTSCHHVSGECGCPPGLTGNGCEQTCLSGTHGLNCNQVCQCSETNQLCHPVTGLCYCAPGFQGPKCNQECQRGWYGPDCERECQCQNSGKCRSTSGTCECTAGFIGAHCNITCPAGRYGQDCARVTLCGEGAQNDPVNGRCHCSPGRRGEDCGQGCAPGWFGEDCAILCNCSNGGLCDSVSGRCTCGLGWTGAHCDTECPPGTFGGNCQLKCDCWNNGTCDRVTGTCQCGPGYYGHQCEHACPSGLHGPLCQLQCTCLNKASCNPSTGFCVCPPGYHGSRCHRECQQGTFGVNCAKSCDCEEGTPCDPVSGRCLCTSGKTGPRCDTACKANRYGPDCTESCVCYNAAHCDHRNGRCTCLNSWIGLTCQEGGPPRLPYRSRKEDNAHLDNAL, encoded by the exons ATGGCACATTGGCCCATAGTGTTCTTCAACATCCTAGATGTGTCGGCCTACAACGCCTTTGTGGTGTGGATGGAGGTGAATCCAGGCTGGAAGCAGAGGAAATTCTTCAAAAGGAGACCATTCCTAGAAGAGTTGGGGAAAGCCATGGTGGCACCCCTCATTCAAAGGCGCCAACACCTTCCTCCGACACCATCCTCTGCTGGATTGGTGAGATATACAAGGGCCAGAAGAAAGACCTACGGAcgccagagacagaagagacaaaaGGAAGAGGTGCAATCTGTGTGCACCAAGAGAT ATGTAAATGAGTGTGAGGAGACTAACGGCGGTTGTGAGGCTCTGTGCTGCAACACCATCGGCAGCTTCTACTGCAAGTGTCCTTCTGGTGAGCAGGTGAAGGACGACGGCAGGACCTGCCAAG ATATTGATGAGTGCCAGGTCCACAACGGGGGCTGCCAGCACGGTTGTGTGAACTCCAGGGGCTCCTATCACTGTGAATGTAACCCAGGCTCTCGACTCCATGTGGATGGACGCACCTGCATCG cTGTCCAGTCATGTGGAATCAGTAATGGAGGATGTGAGCATTTCTGTGTACAGCAGTCCCCTGCTTCCTTCCGCTGCCGCTGTAGAGACCAATATGTGCTGGCTGAAGATGGCAAGCACTGCAAAT TGGAGAATCCATGTCTAGATAAGAATGGTGGCTGCCAGCATGACTGTCTTGTTGATCGTGGCAAGGCCCACTGTGAATGTAGAAATGGGTACAAGCTGGCAGAGGACAGGAAGACCTGTGAGG ATATTGATGAGTGTGAGTCGGAGCAGACGGGCTGTGCTCATGGCTGCCACAACATCCCGGGCTCCTTCgcctgtgtgtgtgacactgcCTACGAGCTGGGAGCAGACGGACGCCAGTGCTACC GAATTGAGATGGAGATCGTCAACAGCTGTGAGAGCAACAACGGAGGCTGCTCCCATCACTGCCAGCACTCCACCGGCGGCCCTGTCTGTAGCTGTAACCAGGGTTACCGACTGGAGGAGGACCTCAAGACCTGTGTTG ACCTGGACGAGTGTGGAGAGGGAAGCTCCTGCTGCGAGCAGGACTGTACCAACTACCCTGGGGGCTATGAGTGCTACTGCACAGCGGGGTACCGCCTCAACTCAGACGGATGTAGCTGTGATG ATGTGGATGAATGTCTGGCGGCTAACAGTGGCTGTGATCACATGTGCCAGAACACCGCCGGCTCCTTCCAGTGTTTCTGCCGCCGAGGCTTTCGTCTGGACGAGGACCGACACTCCTGTGAAC CGCTGGAGAATACAGTTGAGGCCCTGTATAGTGGGGGCCAGGATGCCGTGGGGCCCCTGCCTCAGCTCACCCTGCTGCAGGACTACAACCAGCCCCTGGAACGCTATGATGACTATGAGGATGACGACACTGGAGAGCTGCTGGCTGAGAGCATGTTGGCAGAGAAATTTG TGTGTCTGAACAACACGTTTGGCCATGACTGCAGTCTGACCTGTGAAGACTGTTCTAACGGAGGGCTGTGTGgcccagggagagatggatgtCACTGTCCCGATGGATGGACAGGCCTCATTTGCAACCAGA CTTGTCCTGAAGGATCCTTTGGCAAGAACTGCTCATTTCCCTGTAAGTGTATGAACGGAGCCACCTGTGATCCTGTTAATGGGAACTGTCGCTGCCCATCTGGCGTCAGTGGAGACATGTGCCAGGATG GCTGTCCTAAGGGCTTCTATGGGAAACAGTGCAATAAGAAGTGTAACTGTGCCTGTAACGGGCGCTGCCACCGCACCTACGGAGCCTGTCTGTGTGACCCTGGACTCTACGGGAGGTTCTGCCATCTAc CATGTCCCAAGTGGGCCTTTGGACCGGGCTGTTCAGAGGAGTGTCATTGTGTCCAACAGAACACTCTAGAGTGTCACCGTCGCCATGGCACCTGCATCTGCAAGCCCGGTTGGCAAGGCAATGCATGCAGGGAAG AGTGTGACCCAGGCACATTTGGCCCAGGCTGTGAGAACAAGTGTGAGTGCCCGCTTGGACTGTCTTGTGATCATGTGACTGGGAAGTGCCAACGTCTGTGCCCGGCTGGTCTCCGTGGAGACACCTGTGATCAAG ccTGTCCAGAGGGGAGGTTTGGGCCAGGCTGCCCTCAGGCCTGTGACTGCTCAGGGGCTCCATGTGACAGAGTGAGCGGCCAGTGTCAGTGTCCTGCTGGAACATCAGGAAAACGCTGTGAGAATT TGTGTGTGGAGGGATCCTGGGGCGCGGGTTGCCACGAGGCCTGTCCAGTCTGTGAGAATGGAGGAGTGTGTGACAAACACAACGGAACCTGTTCCTGTCCTCCTGGGTACATGGGCAGGCTCTGTCAGAACT CATGTCCGGCAGGACGGTTTGGTGTTGGATGCCAGCTGCGCTGCGTGTGTGAAAACAGCGGACGCTGCCACCCTGTCACGGGCCGTTGTACTTGTAACCCTGGCTGGGCAGGACATAACTGCAGGAAAG CCTGTGACTCTGGGCGCTGGGGAGTGGACTGTGCTGAGACATGTGACTGTAAGAATGGGGATGGGAGCTGTGACGCAGTGACGGGCCAGTGTAACTGTGAGGCCGGCTACACAGGGACGCAATGCCATGAAG AGTGTCCAGTGGGGTCTTTCGGTCTGGGCTGTCGGCATCACTGCCAGTGTGACAACAAGGGGTCATGTGACCATGTCAGTGGAGCATGCACCTGCCTGGTGGGCTGGACTGGAACCTTCTGTGAGAAAT CCTGTCCCCAGGGCTTCTATGGGGCAGACTGCCAGGAGAAGTGTGTCTGTCTGAATGGAGGTCACTGCAACCATGTCACTGGGACGTGTGTGTGTCCAGCTGGTTGGATCGGTCCCACCTGCAAACTGA CATGCCCGGCTGGTTTCTATGGGGAGGGCTGTAACCAAACCTGCGGTTGCCATAATAATGGCAACTGCCACCCGGCGAACGGGCAGTGTGTCTGTACACCTGGCTGGACAGGGCCCAGCTGCTCACAGG AATGCCCAGTGGGCTTCTATGGGGCGGACTGCAGTCAGTACTGCCTGTGTCAGAATGGAGCCAGATGTGACCGAATCAGTGGGCAATGTACCTGTGCCAACGGGTGGATGGGCGCAGCCTGCGGGCTAG AGTGTGTATCAGGGCGGTTCGGGGCCGACTGCCAGCAGCAGTGTCAGTGTGAGAATGGGGGTCACTGCGACAGACAGACGGGCCAGTGCAACTGTGGTCCTGGCTGGGTCGGAGAGCGCTGTGAAAAAG CCTGTGGGTCAGGTCTGTTTGGAGCTGGCTGTGAGGAGAGTTGTCAGTGTGAGCATATAGCCCCCTGTCACCACGTTACTGGGCACTGCCTCTGTCCACCAGGTTGGAGGGGACCCCACTGTGATAAAG CCTGTTTACCTGGAACCTATGGCAAGGGCTGTGTGCAACGCTGCACCTGTCCCCAGGGTACTTCCTGTCACCATGTCTCTGGGGAGTGTGGCTGTCCCCCTGGACTCACTGGCAATGGCTGTGAACAGA CCTGTCTGTCAGGGACACATGGACTCAACTGTAACCAGGTGTGCCAGTGTTCTGAGACCAACCAGCTCTGCCACCCAGTGACTGGGCTGTGTTACTGCGCACCAGGCTTCCAAGGTCCTAAATGTAACCAGG AGTGTCAGAGAGGATGGTATGGTCCCGACTGTGAGCGAGAGTGCCAGTGTCAGAACAGTGGAAAGTGCAGGTCCACCTCTGGCACCTGTGAATGCACAGCAGGGTTCATCGGAGCACACTGCAACATCA CGTGCCCAGCTGGTCGTTATGGGCAGGACTGTGCCCGCGTGACACTGTGTGGAGAGGGGGCACAGAATGATCCTGTCAATGGTAGATGTCACTGCAGCCCTGGgcgaagaggagaggactgtggaCAAG GCTGTGCTCCTGGTTGGTTTGGAGAGGACTGTGCTATCCTCTGTAACTGCAGTAACGGAGGACTGTGTGACTCTGTCTCTGGAAGATGTACCTGTggtctgggctggactggggctcACTGTGACACAG AATGTCCTCCGGGGACATTTGGAGGTAACTGCCAGCTGAAGTGTGACTGCTGGAACAATGGCACCTGTGACAGGGTGACTGGAACCTGCCAGTGTGGTCCAGGTTACTACGGACATCAGTGTGAACATg CGTGCCCCTCTGGCCTCCATGGCCCTCTGTGCCAACTCCAGTGTACCTGTCTGAACAAGGCGTCCTGCAACCCCTCCACTGGGTTCTGTGTCTGTCCTCCAGGGTACCATGGCTCCCGTTGTCACAGAG AGTGTCAACAGGGCACGTTTGGTGTGAACTGTGCCAAGTCATGTGACTGTGAGGAGGGCACGCCCTGTGACCCTGTGAGTGGCAGGTGTCTGTGCACCTCAGGCAAGACTGGACCCAGGTGTGACACTG CCTGCAAAGCAAACCGCTATGGGCCAGACTGcacagagagctgtgtgtgttacAACGCGGCTCACTGTGACCATCGGAACGGCCGCTGCACATGTCTCAACAGCTGGATCGGACTAACCTGTCAGGAAG gtgGGCCTCCACGCCTCCCCTACAGAAGCAGGAAGGAGGACAACGCACATCTAGACAATGCGTTATAG